The Fusarium fujikuroi IMI 58289 draft genome, chromosome FFUJ_chr05 DNA segment ATGTGTCATAAGTGGTGATCATGATTTCGACTAGCCCTGCACGGGCAGTACTCAATGCGTCATCCTTATGGGATCCGTGGAATAGGTCAGTATGCCACCAGCCCCAACGATCTAACTCGTTCTTCCAGTTCACAATGAGAGACCCGGGGCAAATAATCAATATTCTCGGATACCACCTGTCGGGATATTGGCGGATTTGTCTCAGCCGCTTAGCGTCACGCTCGTCGCCAGTCTTGCCAAATGCAACTGCTAGAAACGCAGCAACTTGCACCGTCTTTCCGAGACCCATGTCATCTCCCAGGATACCGCCTTCTTGGTAGACAAACTTCCTGTGCAGAAACGAGACACCAGCGACTTGGTAATCTCGAAGATACTGTGCGATCGACGCTGGGATGAGACCTGCTGATTGGGGTAGCTCAATATCTTGGTACGGTCTCGAAGGTTTTATGCCACTGCTTTCACTGAACCTGGGtcgctcttccagctccCTGAGTCTTCTAGTTTCTTCGAAGTGAATCCCCGAGTAATCAGGAGGCACCATAAGAGCATTATCGTGGTGAAGTTTCCTCTTAGTGTCAAACTTGCGCCGTCGCTTGATCAGGTAATCAGGTAAACCTGCGAGTTCGTAATCATCCTTGGGTACTTCGGCCTGTCCATATATATCATCCCCTTTCCTTTTACGAGTTGGCTTTCGCCCGCCACGAcgcttcttgggctttgcTGGTagatcttcttcgtctccAGTCCATTCTACCTTCTCTTCAATGTCAGCTTCAGTGTcgtgttttctttttcctgcGGTTTTTGTAAAGGATGAAGTGTGGCCCTCAGACTCCGAGAACGTGCCTTCATCGTCAGGTATTTCTATTACATCTGATGGTGCAGGAGGCATAACGAAGAGTGAGGTCAATGGTGAAGTACACGGTATGATGAACGCGTGGCGACGCGTTGTAGCGTCATAGGGAGCGAAAGCACGTgattatatttaagcatTTATGCATTATGTCATTCTTAAGCTGACCTCGACTGCTAAACTTCCGCCATGCTCTCAACACACGGCTTAGAGTTATGTATGATGGGATCAATCTCAATCGCAAAGCTAGATACGCGTACTCGTTATTCTAATTCTTGTCTTTTTGCGGACAATCAAAATGTCCAAGCTGAAATATTAGCTCCACCTTTGTTTCCATTTGGATCCATTGAACGCACAGCCACAGCGATCGCCCATGATGAACCGGCTCGACAATGCCAAATGATCCTGAGTCGGTAATCGTGAGTTTAGTGAtccttttccctttcttcCTGGGATTTGACGGTGAGACTACAAAATTTCGATGCTACCAAAGTTCCAAACGTCAATGTAAGACAAGACAAACACTGCCAAATATAACCAAATTTGTACTTTGGTGCTACTGTTTTCATCTAATCAGTAGCTTGAGTTTGACGTGTCTTGAAAAGTGTCCGCCTATGGATAGCGCATTGTCCGTCGAGAACAGGGGACCCATGTCACACACATCTACCGATGCAAGTCTGTACAATGGGACGAAGAGCAGTCACTTGTTCGCTTCAGCTTCATGTCGCGGAGAGAAAGTGTCGAGGTGACGGTAGCATTGACGTGTTAAGGAATTGTTGGATTGACGGGTATcgaattaattactaaaaagcCCAGTGCATCTTTGCATTGAGAGCCAACCCAACATGCGCCTCCATCATGTCGTGACTAAACAAAGGAAAACAAGAAACTTGCATCGCGCCCATGCCAGTCGTAAAATCAGCATTCAGCGCCAAGCGCGGAACACCGGCGTAAGGTATCAAAGCGAGGAAAACAATCTGCACAGCTCGTCACAGCGTCGTCGGCATACAGCATGCGCCCGGATTGCTCGGCAGTCATTGgtgtcttggccttggccgtCAGACAAAGTGTCGCATGGATAATGACAACCGATGGCTGACCAGTCTTGGGCAATTAGAAAGCGGGGCAGCCATCATTGAAGCGATCCGAGAAGCGCCGCAAAGCTGATGTGCGAGGTGCGAAGAGGCTTAGTACTTCAGAATGATGTACAGAGCGTGGATGATACCGGGGATGTAACCTGAAGCGGAACGTTAGTAAACTGCTGAGCAATGTGCGAAGGGACGGTCAAGGGATGATGGGTAAGCCCGAAGCCTCGGAGGGGTCGGATGCGGCTGGATGATGGAGGTTGGGATGAGGGGAGACGAGAGGAACGTACCCAAGATGGtaaggaggatgttgatgaagaagtcggcACCGCAGCCACGCTCGAGGAAGACACCCACGGGAGGGAGGATGATGGCAAGGAGGATCTTGCAGATATCGCTGTTAGAAAAGTGTTAGTGGGTTTAATCTTGGTGATTGTTCAGTCAACCACGACGACTCGAGCATCTCGTCCTGAGCTACTGGCAATCATGTTGCGACAGCCCTAACAGCGGATCGCTCGGGATGACGTCGTGAAGCCGAGtgtggttgaagatgtcgagcTTACCTAGCAGTGAAAGGCATGTTGTCGGTTGTAAAGGCGAGGTATTACTCGGAATTGTGTATAGTAGGTAGTGGCAGTggttgagagtgagaagaTTGGATAGCTTCGTTAGACAGAGTTTGTATAAGTTGTTGGAATCAAGATTTTGGTTGAGAGGGAGATGGTTTGTCTTTTATACAAGCTCCATCACAAACGGGCGGGCCAAGGACGGGCATGGCATCACATCACTCATTACGGATACACACCCATTCTACCTTAGCAGGTACTCACTGCCAACCCAATTTCGTTCCGTAGCTTTCCAACTTTCCCTGACCAAGTAACATCAAGCGTCCGCGCAACCTCAATCGCACCTTTACTTTCTGGGCACTGCGTCATCGACTGACTAGGATGAGGCAAGCCACAgggacgacgaagaggaacAGAGCGTGGGCCAAGCAAAATGTGCCctgctttctctttttccGCCTGACCTCTTGTAGACTTGTACTTGGGTACATGAGTTTACAAGATTAGCAGTCGGGTGAGCCCGTccggaaagaaaagaaaaacagcTGGTTACCTCACAAACACCACCAATAAATGCTACGCTGGACTGCATTATAGCCTTGAGACTGAGAAAAATCAAATATCTAGACGAACCTGCGGACTCATATTTCTTTGTAAATAAGTTTTGTATCACTCTCTATCAGTATGTGCTTGATATACTACAGTGGGCAATGGTACAAGTGAGTTCGCTTTTCTTTCCATCACCCCAGTCAACTTGTCGCGGAACTGACAAGGTTTCTCGGGCTACGTCATGAGGCGAATGCCGCAGTGTGGCTGGGGCGAGCCTCAATCAATCGCCAATTGGACATGATCTTAGCGACGTGATTGACGATGTGAAGGATTCGTTAATCGCTGTGGCTGAGTTATCGCAATCCTTCATTCTCGATGCCAAATTCAACCTCGAATCTCGATATAGATCTGTGTATCATGTGCTGTGGCCACACTGAGCCTCTCTGATATCGTAACTGACGGTTCATGGTTCGAGAAGGTattggatgttgatgttatGCAGTGTGCCTGACAAGCAAGATTACCTGACACCCAATTGTCGTAATCAGCACGTTACTGGGCGACTACCACTAAAAGATGCCGTGTCTACCGACCCCCAAGTCCTTACAACAGGGTCGATTAAAAATGCCCTGCCTGAAAGGGAAACATGATTGTTGCTAAAATTTTCTTTGGTCATGCTCTGGGAATAAGCGCCCGAGCTGGCCTGCAGATTCTAGATTAACCTGATTTTGGCGTGGCTTGTCATGGTCTCCGCTGGCTCAGcttggctcttggctggTCAATCTCATGTTTCAGAAGATTCGAGCGCACGCGTCAGTGCCAAGCATGAACTGAAGTTCCAAGCCCTCTATCACGGCCTCACCGGCACTTGCTAGGTGGAGGGCCAAGAGAGGACGAGTCGCCAGCCCCATTTCGACAAGTCTGGTCCTCGCCTGCAATCTCTCTCCCCTTGCGGTCTTTTCAAGGAAAGCGTCACGATAAGGATGAGTCCgtctcaaagtcaaacttTGGGTTATGATCTCAGAAGATGATACGATGATATCAGTGTTAACGCATCAATAATCCGGGGTTTGTAAAGTTTGGCCCCAGCTGTGCCGAACATGCAGGGTTGTGGAATACGGTTCGCCCAATGGC contains these protein-coding regions:
- a CDS encoding probable RIC1 protein, with the translated sequence MPFTASDICKILLAIILPPVGVFLERGCGADFFINILLTILGYIPGIIHALYIILKY